A single region of the Latilactobacillus curvatus JCM 1096 = DSM 20019 genome encodes:
- a CDS encoding valine--tRNA ligase: protein MTDHKEMSTKYDPNQVEAGRYQDWLDADLFKPNANPDAKPYSIVIPPPNVTGKLHLGHAWDTTLQDMLIRQKRMQGYDVLWLPGMDHAGIATQAKVEAKLAEQGISRYDLGREKFIEQVWDWKDEYAATIHAQWAKMGLSLDYSRERFTLDDGLSDAVRKVFVTLYNKGLIYRGEYIINWDPKARTALSDIEVLHQDDEGAFYHVNYPLTDGSGSIEIATTRPETLPGDTAIAVHPDDERYADLVGKTVTLPLMNREIPIIADHYVDKDFGTGALKITPAHDPNDFEVGNRHDLPRINVMNEDASMNESAGKYNGMDRFEARKAIVADLKEQGYLIKVDPMTHSVGHSERTGVQVEARLSTQWFVKMKPLAEMALKNQATDQKVNFVPERFENTFTQWMENVHDWVISRQLWWGHQIPAWYHKQTGEMYVGEEAPKDIENWTQDSDVLDTWFSSALWPFSTMGWPNTEAPDFKRYFPTNTLVTGYDIIFFWVSRMIFQSLEFTEQRPFEHVLIHGLIRDEQGRKMSKSLGNGIDPMEVIEKYGADALRWFLTSGSTPGQDVRFSYTKMDAAWNFINKIWNASRFVIMNLEDTPAPTKMPDAANLDLTDKWILSQLNQTVADVTRLYESFEFGEAGRTLYNFIWNDFCDWYIEMAKEVLYGDDQAAIANKRYNLAYVLDQTLRLLHPVMPFVTEEIWQSMPHTGDSIVNAAYPEVHAELDDPEATTQMNALIDLIRSVRNIRSEANAPLSKPIDVLVNIQDAPLMTIFKQNQDFIERFVHPKSLEIAEGLTAPALAKTAIISGAEVYVPLAELLDLDEEIARLEGELKRLDGEIKRAKGKLSNKGFTDRAPEKVVQEERDKQADYEQQYQSVEKRVAELKNA from the coding sequence ATGACTGATCACAAAGAAATGTCAACCAAATATGATCCAAATCAAGTTGAAGCCGGTCGTTATCAAGATTGGTTAGACGCTGATTTATTCAAGCCAAATGCCAATCCAGATGCCAAACCTTATTCAATCGTTATTCCACCGCCAAATGTTACGGGTAAACTCCATTTAGGCCATGCCTGGGATACGACCTTACAAGATATGTTAATCCGGCAAAAACGGATGCAAGGGTATGATGTACTCTGGTTGCCAGGGATGGATCATGCCGGGATTGCAACTCAAGCTAAAGTGGAAGCAAAATTAGCTGAACAAGGGATTTCACGTTATGACTTAGGTCGTGAAAAATTCATCGAACAAGTCTGGGACTGGAAAGATGAATATGCCGCAACCATCCACGCACAATGGGCTAAGATGGGCTTATCACTTGATTATTCACGTGAACGGTTCACATTAGACGATGGCTTATCAGACGCTGTTCGTAAAGTCTTTGTTACCTTATACAACAAGGGCTTAATCTATCGTGGCGAATACATCATCAATTGGGATCCAAAAGCACGGACGGCTTTATCAGATATCGAAGTGTTGCATCAAGATGATGAAGGGGCCTTCTATCATGTTAACTATCCATTGACCGATGGTTCTGGGAGCATCGAAATTGCCACAACACGTCCTGAAACATTACCTGGTGATACTGCTATCGCTGTACATCCAGATGATGAACGGTATGCGGACCTTGTTGGCAAGACGGTCACATTACCATTAATGAATCGTGAAATTCCGATTATCGCTGATCACTATGTCGATAAGGATTTCGGTACTGGTGCTTTGAAGATTACACCAGCACACGACCCTAACGATTTTGAAGTCGGTAATCGGCATGACTTACCACGGATCAATGTCATGAACGAAGATGCCAGCATGAATGAAAGTGCCGGCAAGTATAACGGCATGGATCGTTTTGAAGCACGTAAAGCGATTGTTGCTGACTTGAAGGAACAAGGTTATTTGATTAAAGTCGACCCAATGACACATAGTGTTGGTCATTCTGAACGGACCGGTGTACAAGTTGAAGCCCGGCTTTCAACGCAATGGTTTGTTAAGATGAAGCCACTTGCTGAAATGGCTTTGAAGAACCAAGCAACCGATCAAAAGGTGAACTTTGTGCCAGAACGATTCGAAAATACCTTCACACAATGGATGGAAAACGTTCATGATTGGGTTATTTCGCGTCAATTATGGTGGGGGCACCAAATCCCAGCTTGGTACCATAAACAAACTGGTGAAATGTATGTCGGCGAAGAAGCACCAAAAGATATCGAAAACTGGACTCAAGATTCTGATGTCCTAGACACATGGTTCAGTAGTGCCTTATGGCCATTTTCAACAATGGGTTGGCCAAACACTGAAGCGCCTGACTTCAAACGCTACTTCCCAACCAATACGTTGGTAACTGGCTACGATATCATCTTCTTCTGGGTCTCACGGATGATTTTCCAAAGTCTCGAATTTACAGAACAACGCCCATTCGAACACGTCCTCATTCACGGTTTAATCCGCGATGAACAAGGCCGTAAGATGAGTAAATCACTTGGTAATGGGATTGACCCAATGGAAGTCATTGAAAAATACGGTGCCGATGCATTGCGTTGGTTCTTAACGAGTGGCTCAACACCAGGCCAAGATGTTCGTTTCAGTTACACGAAGATGGATGCTGCCTGGAACTTCATCAATAAGATTTGGAACGCAAGTCGTTTCGTCATCATGAACCTTGAAGACACACCAGCGCCAACGAAGATGCCAGATGCCGCTAACCTTGATTTAACGGACAAATGGATCTTAAGCCAATTGAACCAAACGGTGGCAGATGTTACACGGCTTTATGAAAGCTTCGAATTTGGTGAAGCGGGCCGGACATTGTATAACTTTATCTGGAACGATTTCTGTGACTGGTATATTGAAATGGCGAAGGAAGTCCTTTACGGAGACGACCAAGCAGCCATTGCCAATAAACGTTATAACTTGGCTTATGTTTTAGACCAAACATTGCGTCTATTACACCCAGTGATGCCATTTGTCACGGAAGAAATCTGGCAAAGTATGCCACATACTGGCGATTCAATCGTCAATGCGGCTTATCCAGAAGTGCACGCTGAATTAGACGATCCAGAAGCAACAACGCAAATGAATGCGTTAATCGATCTAATTAGAAGTGTCCGGAATATCCGTTCCGAAGCCAATGCACCACTAAGCAAGCCAATTGATGTCTTGGTCAACATTCAAGATGCGCCATTAATGACGATCTTCAAACAAAACCAAGACTTCATCGAACGCTTCGTACATCCTAAGTCACTTGAAATTGCTGAAGGTTTAACAGCACCAGCATTGGCGAAGACAGCCATTATCAGTGGTGCAGAAGTTTATGTGCCATTGGCTGAATTGCTCGACTTAGACGAAGAAATCGCCCGTTTAGAAGGCGAATTGAAACGTTTAGACGGTGAAATCAAACGTGCTAAAGGCAAGTTGTCAAACAAGGGCTTCACAGACCGCGCACCAGAAAAAGTGGTCCAAGAAGAACGCGACAAACAAGCAGACTACGAACAACAATACCAATCAGTCGAAAAACGAGTAGCAGAATTAAAAAATGCATAA
- the thiI gene encoding tRNA uracil 4-sulfurtransferase ThiI, which yields MQYTEIMVRYGELSTKGKNRNDFIGRLNGNVTKALHEYKQLRIHPKRDRMHIVLNGDDAEGVIERLRHVFGIQNFSPSIQVDRDLDSVKEMALAMMKEIGKPGMSFKVNTRRSDHNFFLDTNDMNRELGGYLSDELPELEVQMKKPDITLRVEIRQDAIYLTNQVIQGAGGLPVGSAGKGMLMLSGGIDSPVAGYLTLKRGVDIEMVHFFSPPYTSDNALNKAKELTAKLVPYVGGIKFIEVPFTEIQEEVKHSVPEGYLMTIQRRMMLRLTDQIRAKRQGLAIFNGESVGQVASQTLESMMAINDVTTTPIVRPVATMDKNEIIEIAKDIDTYELSIMPFEDCCTIFAPPAPKTRPNLDKTRFYEQRIDVDALIERSLAGIKVTEIKAGDQFLNQDEEIIAELL from the coding sequence ATGCAATACACTGAAATTATGGTTCGCTACGGCGAACTTTCGACAAAGGGTAAAAACCGGAACGATTTTATCGGTCGGTTAAACGGGAACGTCACAAAGGCGCTTCACGAGTATAAACAACTCCGGATTCACCCTAAACGTGACCGGATGCATATCGTTTTAAACGGCGACGATGCAGAAGGCGTTATCGAACGTCTCCGTCACGTCTTCGGCATCCAAAACTTCTCACCAAGTATCCAAGTTGATCGTGATTTAGATTCTGTTAAAGAAATGGCGCTTGCCATGATGAAAGAAATCGGCAAACCTGGGATGTCTTTCAAAGTTAACACACGTCGTTCTGATCACAATTTCTTCTTGGATACGAATGATATGAACCGCGAATTAGGTGGTTACTTATCAGATGAATTACCTGAATTAGAAGTGCAAATGAAAAAACCTGACATTACTTTGCGGGTTGAAATTCGCCAAGATGCGATTTACTTAACCAACCAAGTGATTCAAGGGGCTGGTGGCTTACCAGTCGGTTCTGCCGGTAAAGGAATGTTGATGTTATCTGGTGGGATTGATTCACCAGTAGCAGGTTACTTAACGCTCAAACGGGGTGTCGACATTGAAATGGTGCATTTCTTTAGCCCACCATACACAAGCGACAATGCCTTGAATAAGGCCAAAGAATTAACGGCGAAATTGGTGCCATACGTTGGTGGGATTAAGTTTATCGAAGTCCCATTCACGGAAATTCAAGAAGAAGTGAAGCATTCTGTGCCAGAAGGTTACTTAATGACCATTCAACGGCGGATGATGTTGCGTTTAACGGATCAAATCCGTGCTAAGCGCCAAGGTTTAGCCATTTTTAATGGGGAATCTGTCGGTCAAGTGGCCTCACAAACACTTGAAAGTATGATGGCTATCAATGATGTCACAACAACGCCAATCGTGCGGCCAGTTGCGACAATGGATAAGAATGAAATCATTGAAATTGCGAAGGATATTGATACGTACGAATTATCAATCATGCCATTCGAAGATTGCTGTACCATTTTTGCACCACCAGCACCGAAGACCCGGCCTAACTTAGATAAGACCCGGTTCTACGAACAACGCATCGATGTGGATGCCTTGATTGAACGCTCACTTGCTGGAATTAAAGTGACAGAAATCAAAGCTGGCGATCAATTCTTAAATCAAGACGAAGAAATCATTGCTGAACTATTGTAA
- a CDS encoding cysteine desulfurase family protein, with the protein MIYFDNSATTKIAPGALQTYQAVSEQFFGNPSSLHVIGEKAFHILEQSRQQIADLLGVDHDEIFFTSGGTEGDNWVLKGTAIEKRAFGKHLITTSVEHPAIIKSMQQLEKLGFDVTYLPVDQFGRIDPADLKAALRPDTILVSIMAINNEIGTCQPLEAIADILKDYPNIHFHVDAVQGIGKGIQEAIFNERVDFVTLSGHKFHGPRGTGILYKKRGRHLAPLLTGGGQEHDLRSGTENVPAIAAMAKALRLLLTDETEKVHRQAAIRERLFNHISQSDKTVMFSQLTPDFAPHILCFAIKGVRGETTVHAFEEHEIYISTTSACSSKKGTESSTLKAMHVNEKIAPSAIRVSLDEYNTLEEADAFIKAFDQINERFKKINS; encoded by the coding sequence ATGATTTATTTTGACAATAGTGCCACCACTAAAATCGCGCCAGGCGCACTTCAGACCTATCAAGCGGTTAGTGAACAGTTCTTCGGCAACCCCTCTAGTTTACATGTGATTGGGGAAAAAGCCTTTCATATTTTAGAACAATCACGCCAACAAATCGCTGATTTATTAGGCGTAGACCACGATGAAATCTTCTTTACCAGCGGTGGAACAGAAGGCGATAACTGGGTCTTAAAAGGCACGGCAATTGAAAAACGGGCGTTTGGGAAACATTTAATTACGACATCGGTTGAACATCCAGCCATCATTAAATCCATGCAGCAACTGGAAAAATTAGGCTTTGATGTGACTTATCTACCCGTTGATCAGTTTGGTCGAATTGATCCGGCTGACTTAAAAGCAGCATTGCGGCCTGATACCATTTTAGTTTCGATCATGGCCATTAATAACGAAATCGGAACGTGTCAGCCACTTGAAGCCATTGCTGATATTTTGAAGGATTATCCTAATATTCATTTCCACGTTGATGCCGTTCAAGGGATTGGCAAAGGCATTCAAGAGGCGATTTTCAACGAACGCGTTGATTTTGTGACCTTATCAGGGCATAAGTTCCACGGCCCACGGGGGACTGGGATTTTGTATAAGAAACGCGGGCGTCATTTAGCGCCGCTTTTAACCGGTGGGGGCCAAGAGCATGATTTACGTTCTGGAACCGAAAATGTGCCAGCCATCGCGGCAATGGCCAAAGCCTTACGTTTGTTATTGACCGATGAGACTGAAAAAGTACACCGCCAAGCAGCTATTCGAGAACGACTCTTTAACCATATCAGTCAATCGGATAAAACGGTTATGTTTTCACAACTGACGCCTGATTTTGCGCCGCATATTTTGTGCTTCGCAATTAAAGGTGTTCGCGGTGAAACAACGGTTCATGCGTTTGAAGAACACGAAATCTATATTTCAACGACAAGTGCTTGCTCTTCGAAGAAAGGGACTGAATCTAGTACCTTAAAGGCAATGCACGTCAATGAAAAAATTGCGCCAAGCGCCATTCGGGTATCCCTCGATGAATACAATACGCTAGAAGAAGCGGATGCATTCATCAAAGCGTTCGATCAAATTAACGAACGCTTCAAAAAAATTAATTCGTAA
- the ezrA gene encoding septation ring formation regulator EzrA, whose protein sequence is MFYILIGIVVVALIGYLSVVFYQRYFIKQIKQLEAHKGDLMALPIPERLTKLRSLHLTGESLQNFDRWEKQYEQITNHNFSTIEGYLFDAETANAKYQFIQVARILKQLRAYLTETDQDLLDVQDALENLLANEADTRQKIQRLREQYQQLRKRLLTKSFSFGPALDVLEATLGRLEVDFDEANELTTAGDHLGAKAILQKLITETTQLEDQMERIPKRYNELANEFPEQLVEINDTYHQMLKEHYQFDDRQIEVKQQQLMDQLDKSTTLLSDLAIESVEANNDEIARGIDQLYDQLEAEMTAKKAVATQLPTTATFVQHAERQNHELLLELDHLNQSYALTHGELASAKQLQKQIGEEQALVEGHQAKIANHEAVYTAIAEDLTGIDERLTVIEEKQQAIHDQVASLHQGEVVANENLRQFELELRNLKRAVEKVNLPGLQQKYLDFFFVVSDEIQKLDHDLNQIKINLDDIAKQLILVQEDLDELKAKTDTLIDSALITEQLLQYANRYRADFPAIQEACVTVQTIFNEEYDYAKAVDLLATALEKVDPGAYTQVEKAYYDQKSDATN, encoded by the coding sequence ATGTTTTACATTCTCATTGGAATCGTAGTCGTCGCACTGATTGGCTACCTAAGTGTTGTTTTTTATCAACGTTATTTTATCAAACAAATTAAACAACTAGAAGCACATAAAGGCGACTTAATGGCGTTGCCGATTCCGGAACGCTTAACGAAGTTACGGTCGTTACATTTGACGGGCGAAAGTTTGCAAAACTTTGATCGTTGGGAAAAACAATATGAGCAGATTACCAACCATAACTTCAGCACGATTGAAGGCTATCTTTTTGATGCGGAAACGGCCAATGCCAAATACCAATTCATTCAGGTTGCACGGATTCTCAAACAATTGCGGGCGTACTTGACTGAAACGGATCAAGATTTACTGGATGTTCAAGATGCTTTAGAAAATCTACTTGCCAATGAAGCCGATACACGTCAAAAAATTCAGCGTCTACGAGAACAATATCAACAACTACGTAAACGTTTGTTGACTAAGAGTTTTTCGTTTGGACCTGCATTAGATGTGCTTGAAGCAACGTTAGGTCGCTTAGAGGTGGATTTTGACGAAGCCAACGAACTAACAACAGCCGGCGACCATCTAGGGGCTAAGGCCATTTTGCAGAAATTAATTACTGAAACAACGCAATTAGAAGACCAGATGGAACGGATTCCAAAGCGCTATAACGAATTAGCTAACGAGTTTCCCGAACAACTGGTTGAAATTAATGATACCTACCATCAAATGTTAAAAGAACATTATCAATTTGATGATCGGCAGATTGAAGTCAAACAACAACAACTAATGGATCAACTTGATAAGAGCACTACCTTGTTAAGTGATTTGGCCATTGAGTCGGTTGAAGCCAATAACGATGAAATTGCACGTGGCATTGATCAATTATATGATCAATTAGAAGCTGAGATGACTGCCAAGAAGGCAGTCGCGACGCAATTGCCAACCACCGCGACATTCGTGCAACATGCTGAACGTCAGAACCATGAGCTATTATTGGAACTCGATCATCTCAATCAGAGTTATGCACTCACACATGGTGAGTTGGCAAGCGCCAAACAATTACAAAAGCAAATTGGTGAAGAACAGGCGTTAGTTGAAGGGCACCAAGCGAAGATTGCCAACCACGAAGCGGTTTACACGGCGATTGCTGAAGATTTGACCGGGATTGACGAACGGCTAACTGTCATCGAAGAAAAACAACAAGCAATTCATGATCAGGTTGCTAGTTTGCATCAAGGCGAAGTCGTCGCTAATGAAAACTTACGCCAGTTTGAACTTGAACTACGTAACTTGAAGCGCGCTGTTGAAAAGGTTAATTTACCTGGTTTACAACAGAAATATTTGGATTTCTTCTTCGTTGTTTCTGATGAGATTCAAAAACTTGATCATGATTTGAATCAAATTAAGATTAATTTAGACGATATCGCGAAGCAATTAATTCTCGTTCAAGAGGATTTAGATGAATTGAAGGCCAAGACGGATACCTTAATTGACAGTGCATTGATTACGGAGCAATTGTTACAATATGCCAACCGATATCGTGCAGATTTTCCCGCCATCCAGGAAGCCTGTGTGACGGTCCAAACCATTTTTAATGAAGAATACGACTATGCTAAAGCTGTCGACTTATTGGCAACGGCCCTTGAAAAGGTTGATCCAGGTGCTTACACACAAGTTGAAAAGGCCTATTACGACCAAAAGTCAGACGCAACTAATTAG
- the rpsD gene encoding 30S ribosomal protein S4, with the protein MSRYTGPKWKLSRRLGISLSGTGKELARRPYAPGQHGNDRRGKISEYGMQLSEKQKLRLMYGLTERQFRNLFARAGKIREGKHGVNLMILLEQRLDNIVYRLGLASTRAQARQLVNHGHVTVDGKRVDIPSYEVKPGQEISIREKSKNLVIVKAAIEGTVGRPSFVSFDADTMKGSLVRLPERSELEPEIDEALIVEFYNR; encoded by the coding sequence ATGTCACGTTATACAGGTCCAAAGTGGAAACTTTCACGTCGTTTAGGAATTTCACTATCAGGCACAGGTAAAGAACTTGCTCGTCGCCCTTACGCTCCAGGCCAACACGGTAACGACCGTCGCGGTAAGATTTCAGAATATGGTATGCAATTGAGCGAAAAACAAAAACTTCGTTTAATGTATGGTTTAACAGAACGCCAATTCCGGAACTTATTTGCTCGCGCTGGTAAAATCCGCGAAGGCAAGCATGGTGTTAACTTGATGATCTTGCTAGAACAACGTTTAGACAACATTGTTTATCGTTTAGGTTTAGCAAGCACTCGTGCACAAGCTCGTCAATTAGTAAACCATGGTCACGTAACTGTCGATGGCAAACGTGTTGATATTCCTTCATACGAAGTAAAACCTGGTCAAGAAATTTCAATCCGTGAAAAATCTAAGAACCTTGTAATCGTTAAGGCTGCAATCGAAGGCACAGTTGGTCGCCCTTCATTCGTTAGCTTTGATGCTGACACAATGAAAGGTTCACTTGTTCGTTTACCAGAACGTTCAGAATTAGAACCAGAAATCGACGAAGCCTTAATCGTTGAATTCTACAACAGATAA
- a CDS encoding DUF1054 domain-containing protein, protein MFTRADFDIFDDQTLKGRLDKIYTQLDPKFEVFGTQLQAELVVETKREFSLHIAKHLRRFKNPPMNTWMALSESSRGYKMIPHFEVGFWDDRIFVWFALMAEMPDKTDYAPLLASQTESLLRDFADYDLSYDHMTKQKFPMSSENLKLIQDKFAKTKKGEWLLGKVYLKDNPLFDQPEALMADIQTTLMKMVPLYELVQTK, encoded by the coding sequence ATGTTTACACGTGCTGATTTTGATATTTTTGATGACCAAACCTTAAAGGGCCGGTTAGACAAGATTTATACGCAACTTGATCCAAAGTTTGAAGTATTTGGTACGCAATTGCAAGCAGAACTCGTAGTAGAAACAAAACGCGAATTCTCGTTGCATATTGCCAAGCATTTACGCCGCTTCAAAAATCCACCAATGAATACTTGGATGGCACTTAGTGAGAGCTCACGCGGGTATAAGATGATACCGCACTTTGAAGTCGGTTTTTGGGATGATCGGATCTTCGTTTGGTTTGCTTTAATGGCTGAGATGCCAGATAAGACGGATTACGCACCGTTATTGGCAAGCCAAACAGAAAGCCTCTTAAGGGACTTTGCCGACTATGATTTAAGCTACGATCACATGACCAAGCAAAAATTCCCAATGTCATCGGAGAACTTGAAACTGATTCAAGATAAGTTTGCTAAGACCAAAAAAGGGGAGTGGCTCCTCGGAAAAGTTTATCTGAAAGACAACCCATTATTCGACCAACCCGAAGCTCTCATGGCCGATATTCAAACGACCTTGATGAAGATGGTGCCTTTATATGAGTTGGTACAGACTAAATAG
- a CDS encoding YueI family protein — MSDNDQLQQHLDSAMHGAPQTNPDERRRYLGSLRERVFLGITNQELATAQAKFEAHLTDYKPYSVLLNGKNPAATDYLVALSAHGIPFTLVNNETVKTEPTAFGLLVVAKDAINHEAITLDTLYPDPKTTTQDAPTKKGGFLKHLFD; from the coding sequence TTGTCAGATAATGATCAATTACAACAACACTTGGATAGTGCCATGCACGGCGCACCACAAACCAATCCCGATGAACGCCGCCGCTACCTCGGCTCATTACGTGAACGCGTCTTCTTAGGCATTACTAACCAGGAACTCGCCACTGCGCAAGCTAAATTCGAAGCGCATCTTACGGATTATAAGCCCTATTCCGTCTTATTAAACGGCAAGAACCCCGCTGCTACCGATTATTTAGTGGCCCTTTCAGCACACGGGATTCCGTTCACGCTCGTTAACAACGAAACAGTCAAAACCGAACCAACGGCCTTCGGTTTGTTAGTGGTTGCCAAAGACGCGATTAACCATGAGGCAATTACGCTCGATACACTATACCCTGATCCAAAAACCACAACGCAAGATGCACCCACCAAAAAAGGTGGTTTCTTAAAACATCTTTTCGATTAA
- the gshAB gene encoding bifunctional glutamate--cysteine ligase GshA/glutathione synthetase GshB, translated as MPNQLFENIKQLRLTPLLNQGAFGVEKEGQRVTGLGALSQQPHPSELGSRTFHPYIATDFAEMQTELVTDTFEQTVDVQQQLLALEQVLQSSMADSEYIWPLSMPPLLPDDELTIPISEYTPAVKAYRDYLTKRYGRRLQMVSGIHYNFSLSSTLIVRLFDEYYHDHYVSLKDFSDALYIQIAQNYVRYHYVLTYLFGASPIAEPGFLEDMTKLPEHPVRSLRSSELFGYSNKQLLIHFDSVAAYVDSMRQAIANGDLISEREFYGTVRLRSHSLDQMLETGVDYLEFRGFDINPYTATGIDQQQLDFLHLFFMYLLSLPKLSGDLATQIQTGRQLNDTVALENPLQPSQLQTQLETVMADLAQFITDYHLNERFKQAWTVMNERVQDHRQTLSYRLTQAIEEDSLKAFALKQAKRFKCELTETPYQLQGYTDMELSTQMLMFDAFQKGLHVAVLDRDEQFIELTYQHHHELVKNGNITSLDQLISGPLVDNKVVTKILLASHGMRVPAGAEYTALETAVADYQAAFGQRAIVIKPKHSNMGAGITTFLTRPSEADFIAAFKLAQTYDQQILVEEFIAGSEYRFLVMNHKVQAVLERIPANVVGDGRSTIAQLVAKKNDNPLRGEAHLTPLQNIRLGERELLMLKQQGYRPEDVPLRGSQVFLLQNSNVSNGGDSVDVTDEMDQSYFAIAEQVAEILNLNITGIDIIVPNLYQPYDPEHPEMTVVLEANYNPAMLMHLFPMMGQARRVSMTVLQLLFPELAIETD; from the coding sequence ATGCCTAATCAATTATTTGAGAACATTAAACAATTACGCTTAACACCTTTATTGAACCAAGGTGCTTTTGGGGTCGAAAAAGAGGGGCAGCGAGTGACCGGATTGGGCGCATTGAGTCAACAACCGCACCCCAGTGAGTTAGGATCGCGAACGTTTCATCCATACATTGCGACTGATTTTGCAGAGATGCAAACGGAACTGGTTACGGATACCTTCGAACAGACCGTAGATGTCCAACAACAATTATTAGCGCTCGAACAAGTATTGCAATCAAGTATGGCCGATTCGGAATATATTTGGCCCCTCAGCATGCCACCGTTGTTACCAGACGATGAATTAACCATTCCAATTTCAGAATACACACCGGCGGTAAAAGCCTATCGTGACTATTTGACGAAGCGCTACGGTCGACGTCTACAGATGGTCTCTGGCATCCATTATAATTTTAGCCTGTCATCGACGTTAATTGTGCGTTTATTTGATGAATACTATCATGATCACTATGTGAGTCTAAAAGATTTTAGCGATGCGTTGTACATCCAGATTGCGCAAAATTACGTGCGTTATCACTATGTTTTAACGTATTTATTTGGTGCGAGTCCGATAGCGGAACCAGGCTTTTTAGAAGATATGACGAAATTACCAGAACACCCTGTACGGAGTTTACGCTCGAGTGAATTATTCGGCTACAGCAATAAGCAATTATTAATTCATTTTGATTCAGTTGCCGCATATGTTGATTCAATGCGCCAAGCGATTGCTAATGGCGACTTAATTTCGGAACGCGAATTTTACGGAACTGTGCGGTTACGGAGTCACTCATTGGATCAGATGTTAGAGACTGGTGTGGATTATTTAGAATTTCGGGGGTTTGATATTAACCCGTATACTGCGACGGGGATTGATCAACAACAGCTAGACTTCTTACACTTATTCTTTATGTACTTATTATCCTTGCCGAAATTATCCGGTGATTTAGCCACTCAGATTCAGACGGGTCGTCAGTTAAATGACACAGTAGCATTAGAGAATCCGCTGCAGCCATCGCAGCTCCAAACACAATTGGAAACTGTGATGGCCGATTTGGCCCAATTCATTACGGATTATCATCTGAATGAGCGTTTTAAACAAGCTTGGACAGTGATGAATGAGCGTGTTCAGGACCATCGACAAACCTTGAGTTATCGCTTAACACAAGCGATTGAAGAGGACTCGCTAAAGGCATTTGCCCTCAAACAGGCAAAACGTTTTAAATGTGAGCTGACAGAGACTCCCTATCAGTTACAGGGATACACGGATATGGAATTATCAACACAAATGCTGATGTTTGACGCTTTCCAAAAAGGGCTGCATGTGGCTGTTTTGGATCGCGATGAACAATTTATTGAGCTGACCTATCAACATCATCATGAATTAGTCAAAAATGGGAATATAACGAGTTTAGATCAGCTAATTAGTGGGCCGTTAGTGGATAATAAGGTAGTGACTAAAATTTTATTGGCAAGTCATGGTATGCGGGTGCCAGCGGGTGCCGAATATACCGCTTTAGAGACGGCAGTAGCAGATTATCAAGCGGCGTTTGGTCAGCGCGCGATTGTCATTAAACCAAAACACAGTAACATGGGGGCGGGCATTACCACATTTTTAACGCGTCCAAGTGAAGCGGACTTCATTGCTGCTTTTAAACTGGCACAAACGTACGATCAGCAAATTTTAGTTGAAGAATTCATTGCGGGTTCGGAATACCGTTTCTTAGTGATGAATCATAAGGTCCAGGCTGTTTTAGAACGGATTCCAGCCAATGTCGTGGGGGATGGTCGTTCAACAATCGCCCAACTTGTTGCTAAGAAAAACGACAACCCATTACGCGGCGAAGCGCACCTGACACCGTTGCAAAACATTCGCCTCGGTGAACGGGAATTGCTCATGTTGAAACAACAAGGTTACCGCCCTGAAGATGTGCCATTGCGTGGTTCACAGGTCTTCTTACTACAAAATTCCAACGTCTCAAATGGTGGTGATTCGGTTGACGTGACCGATGAGATGGATCAAAGTTACTTTGCGATTGCTGAACAGGTTGCTGAAATTTTGAACCTCAATATCACGGGAATCGATATCATTGTGCCAAACTTATACCAACCATATGATCCGGAGCACCCTGAGATGACGGTTGTGCTAGAAGCAAACTACAATCCAGCGATGTTGATGCACTTGTTCCCAATGATGGGTCAAGCGCGGCGCGTTTCAATGACTGTCTTACAATTACTTTTCCCAGAATTAGCGATTGAAACCGACTAA